TCAAGGTTTCCGATTGCTTAAttatgtgttcatgtttatgtttatttatttattgagaCATGAAAGTGGATTTATTCGGTTTCACGCTTTATATCACTTTTCTGACTGGGCCGCTTACTGTTATAGCTATTAGCACTGTTATAGAGGAGGTCTTTGTATCATTGGACGAGGCAAATGCTGTGTTTGAGGACTCataattaatagttatttaataattttttgaTAGTGTAACAACTTGTCACTTGACGTTATGAATAACTAGCGTTAGAAATGTGCGTGCTACAAAGCGAAGTACTTTGTactgtttttttaatgtaagaAAACGTTACcacttaaataatattttctagaTTTGTCAATATCCAAATTATCCTGAATTGTATTTAGGTACAATTTAAGgctaatattttaaaattgaccaAAATACGTGAGTATCCTTATTCAATCCAATTTGAACATCTGCGGACGCCCTCTGAATATGAAACGAAATGccagatttatttgaaatacaatcaGAAAACAACTTAAGTTAGTACAACAGCCATGGGCTTGATCTCACGCCTGGCAATATGACAAACTACCGCCATGTTCTCGAGCCGGTGCTATAGCCATTACTATAGATTTTTTTCAGACCGATTAAGATGTCACAATTACTTAAAAAGAATGCAAGCTTATCTTTTCAATGCCATTTTACAACTACTGCTTCTGAAGTGTACTGAGCTTAGATCTTAGATCGCTCGTTAGTGGACTAATTAATAGTGTGTGCATGTCACCGGGGTTAACACacaaatttaaagttaaaataacagACAGTATTTCAGCCAAACCTCGCAAATAGCCGTTGCACGCTTTTTCGTGTATTATACTGAGTCGATTTCATTATTAGAACGTGACGTTATACTAAGGGATATAGTGACGTGAGAACCAACgataaattataatgtttactaTGTTTATAGTCCATGTGCTACTAATTAAACTAACTTATTCCTGCTACCCATCCCTTTAGGCTTGAACTTTAATATTGTTATGTGTAAAACATGAACTATAAGATAAACTTCTAACAAACAGTTCCGATGATTCATACAcccacatttttatttattttttttgtttctttaagtgtgAGGCGGGTTGGACCATGTTTGAAGTTTCGTGTTATCAGCTGTTAAACATCAAGAAAAATTGGAACGACGCAAAGAGTACATGCGAGCAGTTCAACGCTTCGCTTGCTTCGATAACGAGTAAGGAGGAAGACGACTTTATCAACGCATACACTAATGGAACAAGCGGTATAATCTGGATCGGAGGTAACGACAGAACAGTGGAGGGACTCTGGGAATGGGATTCAGGGGAAGAATGGATCTATGAGAATTTTGGTGTGAATCAGCCGGTTGGGGGCCCGTTTAATTGCCTTGGAATGAGTTATAACCAAGGTTGGAGCGACCATAACGGCTCAGGCGAACTACACTTTTATTTGTGTGAAAAGTagatattgttataaatgtgcTATAGGCAATGTTTAGTGCATTTAAAAGGtactgttttattgaataatgatGCATGTTTTTTATGTGATTACTAAAACAGTAATCGTACACTTACTAAATCGTGGTTTCAAGATACAAACTGTTTCATTTGAGTTTgacacataaaaataaacaccGCAATAGAACTTCACCATAAGCGTATAAGGGTGTTTCTTAGTTGACCCTGATTCAAACAAGAGgaccatgatggccctaaaacgctcacctaagcaaagggccacaactccgtgataaatcattaataaaaatgttgaaatttaaatatatctttactgatgacgatgccttgttgtatatttgtaaagggtcatgcaatgaagcttcctggagagtttcagtgaatttggcctggtagtttcagaggacttttcttttaaagcaaagcaggaagtcggccattttgtttttgttgttgttgatcaatcgtgaccccttgttgtaattttgtagagagtcacccaaggaagctacATGCgaaatttcattgaatttggcatggtagtttcagaggagttgtttttttaagcaattgttgacgggctgacggacggacgacggacaaagacttcgtgctctggtgagctaaaaagaagaaaaaaactatttgtaaTAACACGAACAAGCAAGAAAAAGCTCGTTTATAAAGTTCTCCGAAACTCGGTTGTGTGAGtctattttaaaatctaaacaaaatcGACTTAATGTATCAAAGGCTCAATCACAGAAATTGGTGGGTTTAATGGATTGGTAAATCGTTGAATAGATAACTGGTATAGACCTTTATTGCTCGTTAACGTAAATTTCGtgtgaaatgtttatattgtctTATATATACACTGAGTAGCAAAGACATGTGTTCACTCCATGTGTTGATGTTATGTTCTATTTTatcagaaacaaaaatatgtttggtttaAACGTTAgaatcaatttattttcaatttgatgtgCATTATTGATTTGAAACTAGTGGGTTGTGTTTCTGCCCCCACGACCCATTGCAGAAGATATCGAACCCACAGCAAATGAAAAGCCTGAGCAATGAGAAGACTCATCCCATATATGGCTCCTTGGTCGAACAGGCACGCTATCTTACCTGAAACGACGCGAATAGAAAAACTTACAGTTACAGTCCAGTCTTGCCGTAGGGAACGGTGTTTAAAGCAATGATCCCGGTGTGTAACTGTAATGAAGCTGTCCGTTTTTGCGTTCGTGACTctagatatatttatatcagaCTTGGTTACCACAGTCCTCGCCTACAAACGTATTCTTCTAATCTTAGgtcattttgcaaaaatccgGAGATGGTTTGTGTCAGTTTGCCTCATGGTACGACGACGCCGTACACGTGCTTCTTCTCATCAGGGGGCTCCTTTTAGCAAGACTGACATGAATTCAGCTTTCCGATTAAACTTTCATTTTCCTCTgattcactcactcactcactcactcactcactcactcactcactcactcactcactcactcactcactcactcactcactcactcactcactcactcactcactcactcactcactcactcactcactcactcactcactcactcactcactcactcactcactcactcactcactcactcactcactcactcactcactcactcactcactcactcactcactcactcactcactcactcactc
This genomic stretch from Mya arenaria isolate MELC-2E11 chromosome 10, ASM2691426v1 harbors:
- the LOC128204160 gene encoding perlucin-like, with product MNLTIICLSLLPLIAYAMGTISTNGYKSYKGSSATAGNSLKLTTVSSVIGCLTLCAGYQHTSSTVCYAARYNGATGDCEMMSRNSTGAVQWLADNQWKVFVRKCEAGWTMFEVSCYQLLNIKKNWNDAKSTCEQFNASLASITSKEEDDFINAYTNGTSGIIWIGGNDRTVEGLWEWDSGEEWIYENFGVNQPVGGPFNCLGMSYNQGWSDHNGSGELHFYLCEK